Genomic DNA from Alphaproteobacteria bacterium PA2:
AGGTGATCATCACACGTCGTGGCAAGCCCATTGCCCGCTTGGCGCCCCTTGAGTCCGGTTTCAAGCGGGCCAAGGCCCGAGCTGCCGCTGACGGGCTTAGGGCCGCAAGCCAGAGACTTTCCCTGAGCGGCCTCACGATCCGGGACCTAGTCAGTAAAGGCCGCAGGTGACCTTCATCGTTGATGACTCGGCGGCTCGGGCCTGGCGCCGCCCGGGCCGCTGGCGTGGCCCTGCTGCATTGTGGCTAGCCCCAAAACACCAACCCCTGACCCGACGACAGCCTTGCCTCGCCCCGCTGAACCGCGACAATGGGGAAAACAGGGAGATCGCTCATGCGTGCGCTGGAAGTCAAAGAGCC
This window encodes:
- a CDS encoding type II toxin-antitoxin system prevent-host-death family antitoxin, whose translation is MHLVGVVEAKNRLTALLNEVEGGGEVIITRRGKPIARLAPLESGFKRAKARAAADGLRAASQRLSLSGLTIRDLVSKGRR